The following are from one region of the Streptomyces tuirus genome:
- a CDS encoding LacI family DNA-binding transcriptional regulator: protein MATIKDVAARAGVALGTASRVLSGSSQTSADSRARVLAAAAELGYIANGPARSLRRARTDVLGLLVSDIRNPFFSELAHAAEQEARRHGYTVLLANANEDAEQADAYLRTFAAQRIDGLLFSPQSTVSPQVTATLASGLPVVFLNRTIEGVDAPLYGTDNAQGVQQVLAWLQRRGHRDVAFIGGPDSISTGAERRAAYLAGRQAHGISTDDRLLDAGDFLAGGAAEAMSRILDRGVTFTAVFGANGLTTLGAVRALRERLGAEQAARIEVVSFDDLDWFEFASPPISAVRNDASSIGRLGVRGLVDLIAGGAALGQRVPTTFADRSAQDIR, encoded by the coding sequence ATGGCCACGATCAAGGATGTCGCGGCACGAGCCGGCGTCGCGCTGGGTACCGCATCCCGTGTGCTCAGCGGCAGCAGTCAGACTTCGGCCGACTCTCGTGCCCGTGTGCTCGCGGCCGCCGCCGAGTTGGGATACATCGCCAACGGCCCCGCCCGTTCGCTGCGGCGTGCCCGTACGGACGTACTGGGGTTGCTCGTCTCGGACATCCGTAACCCGTTCTTCTCCGAACTGGCTCACGCCGCAGAGCAGGAGGCGCGCCGCCACGGATACACCGTGCTGCTGGCCAACGCGAACGAGGACGCCGAGCAGGCCGACGCATACCTTCGGACCTTCGCTGCTCAGCGCATCGACGGCCTGCTGTTCTCACCGCAGAGCACCGTCTCGCCGCAAGTCACCGCCACGCTCGCGTCCGGACTGCCGGTTGTGTTCCTCAACCGCACGATCGAGGGCGTCGACGCCCCGCTGTACGGCACGGACAACGCTCAGGGCGTGCAGCAGGTGCTTGCCTGGCTGCAGCGCCGCGGCCACCGCGACGTCGCCTTCATCGGAGGCCCGGACTCGATCTCCACCGGCGCCGAGCGCCGCGCCGCCTACCTCGCCGGGCGCCAGGCACACGGCATCAGCACCGACGACAGGCTGCTCGACGCCGGTGACTTCCTGGCTGGCGGAGCGGCCGAGGCCATGTCCCGCATCCTCGACCGTGGCGTCACGTTCACGGCCGTGTTCGGTGCGAACGGTCTGACCACCCTGGGAGCCGTGCGCGCCCTGCGTGAGCGGCTCGGCGCAGAGCAGGCCGCCCGCATCGAAGTCGTCTCCTTCGACGACCTCGACTGGTTCGAGTTCGCCTCTCCGCCCATCAGCGCGGTCCGCAACGACGCTTCGTCGATCGGCCGGCTCGGTGTACGCGGGCTCGTCGACCTCATCGCCGGCGGCGCCGCACTCGGACAGCGTGTCCCCACCACCTTCGCCGACCGGTCCGCGCAGGACATCCGATGA
- a CDS encoding RpiB/LacA/LacB family sugar-phosphate isomerase, with the protein MKVALGADHAGYPLKDAVRQAIEALGHEVIDCGTHSCDPVDFPDITRSTCEVVLSGSADRAVLVCGTGQGAVMAANKLPGVRCGLAHEPYSAHQAVEHDDANAIAIGAWLVPHALVPDIVREFLGAVFDDDEETRRRVAKLNALDALAQAN; encoded by the coding sequence ATGAAGGTCGCCCTCGGCGCGGACCACGCCGGATATCCGCTCAAAGACGCCGTCCGCCAGGCCATTGAGGCTCTCGGTCACGAGGTGATCGATTGCGGCACCCACAGTTGCGACCCTGTCGACTTCCCGGACATCACCCGCAGCACCTGCGAGGTGGTGCTCTCTGGCTCCGCCGATCGGGCGGTGCTCGTATGCGGCACCGGCCAGGGCGCCGTCATGGCCGCCAACAAACTGCCCGGCGTCCGTTGCGGCCTCGCCCACGAGCCCTACTCCGCGCACCAAGCAGTCGAGCACGACGACGCCAACGCCATCGCCATCGGGGCCTGGCTGGTCCCGCACGCACTCGTGCCCGACATCGTCCGTGAGTTCCTCGGTGCCGTCTTCGACGACGACGAGGAAACCCGCCGCCGGGTCGCCAAGC